A genomic segment from Vicia villosa cultivar HV-30 ecotype Madison, WI unplaced genomic scaffold, Vvil1.0 ctg.000106F_1_1, whole genome shotgun sequence encodes:
- the LOC131624138 gene encoding uncharacterized protein LOC131624138 gives MLKMQRDSNFNHHAKCDKLYLTNLNFVDDVLLFCRGDAKSVEIMMDAFRRFSESTGLISNPSKCIMYFGDVDNGMKEILRVATEFEEGSLPVKYLGVPLTNKKLTIHHYKPLVEKIVGRVHHWTTKLLRYAGRIQFFKSISCVIAQY, from the coding sequence ATGCTCAAGATGCAGAGAGATTCGAATTTCAACCACCATGCCAAATGTGATAAACTCTACCTCACTAATCTGAATTTTGTAGATGATGTCCTTCTGTTTTGTAGAGGAGATGCCAAATCAGTAGAGATAATGATGGATGCCTTCAGGAGGTTTTCTGAATCAACGGGGCTTATATCCAATCCCTCCAAGTGTATAATGTATTTTGGAGATGTGGATAATGGCATGAAGGAGATTTTGAGAGTGGCTACTGAATTTGAAGAGGGATCACTTCCAGTCAAATATCTTGGAGTCCCTCTTACCAACAAGAAGCTTACCATTCACCATTATAAGCCTCTAGTGGAGAAGATTGTTGGCAGAGTACATCATTGGACTACTAAGCTCCTTAGATATGCAGGGAGAATTCAGTTTTTCAAAAGTATATCTTGTGTCATTGCTCAAtattaa